One window of the Candidatus Sulfotelmatobacter sp. genome contains the following:
- a CDS encoding amino acid racemase has translation MLHLGILAHSADGAALCFLETVRESARRLGPHDHPEITLSVLPMKPALAAYEAGDLVSVRAQLARTALRLADAGCDFFICPDNTAHAALELDGPPLPLPGLHIAELVAQQAKADGRACVGLLGTQWTMSGNVYPAAFERAGLAMKTPGSKDQKLVDDVIFDELCQGLLRDESRSEYLRIIDDLKRAGCDAVALGCTEIPLLVTPEVSPLPTLDSTRLLARSAVAVALGLAPKPAWRGGRIEAVPAGNPSGRGARASPARL, from the coding sequence ATGCTTCACTTGGGGATACTCGCGCACTCCGCGGACGGTGCCGCGCTCTGCTTCCTCGAGACGGTGCGCGAGAGCGCGCGGCGGCTCGGCCCCCACGATCATCCCGAGATCACGCTCTCGGTCTTGCCCATGAAGCCGGCGCTTGCTGCCTACGAAGCGGGCGATCTCGTCTCGGTGCGCGCGCAGCTCGCGCGCACCGCGCTCAGGCTGGCGGACGCCGGCTGCGACTTCTTCATCTGCCCCGACAACACCGCGCACGCGGCGCTCGAGCTCGACGGCCCGCCGCTCCCGCTGCCGGGACTCCACATCGCCGAGCTCGTGGCGCAACAGGCGAAGGCCGATGGCCGCGCGTGCGTGGGGCTGCTCGGCACCCAATGGACGATGTCCGGGAACGTCTACCCGGCGGCATTCGAACGCGCCGGGCTCGCGATGAAGACGCCGGGCTCAAAGGATCAGAAACTCGTCGATGACGTCATCTTCGACGAGCTCTGTCAGGGCCTCCTTCGCGACGAGTCGCGAAGCGAGTACCTGCGCATCATCGATGATCTGAAGCGCGCGGGCTGCGACGCCGTCGCGCTCGGCTGCACCGAGATCCCGCTGCTGGTGACACCCGAGGTCTCACCGTTGCCGACCCTCGATTCGACGCGATTGCTGGCGCGCAGTGCCGTCGCGGTCGCGCTCGGACTCGCTCCCAAACCGGCGTGGCGCGGCGGCCGAATCGAAGCGGTTCCAGCCGGGAATC